DNA from Timaviella obliquedivisa GSE-PSE-MK23-08B:
TTAAGAGCTTTGCTTTCATGCCCCAGACTTTCCGCCAAAATATCTTTAATAGAATGCTGATGACTCTCTTCAATTGGAGCAATTTTCAGGCTTGGATGTCCGTCGTCTAGTCCGGTAATAATTTCGCCAGCTTGCTGGGCGTGGAGCAAAGATTCGGTGGCTTGGGCTTTAAGAAATTGCACAATGGGAATCCGATTCGGTCCCGTTACCATCAGGGAGTAATGGGTGTAGCGCACCACTCCTGCTAGCTCAAACTCCATAATGAAGTTGAGCAGTTCAATGGTTTTTTTTAGATCAAGTTCTCTCATTCTGGGCGCTTCTCAAACAACTTTTTTAAGATAACGGAAATTGTGCCTTCAAGTAGATTGGCTCAACGTTTCAGATAA
Protein-coding regions in this window:
- a CDS encoding bacterioferritin; translation: MRELDLKKTIELLNFIMEFELAGVVRYTHYSLMVTGPNRIPIVQFLKAQATESLLHAQQAGEIITGLDDGHPSLKIAPIEESHQHSIKDILAESLGHESKALNLYKALLEVVEDASVYLEEFARTMISNEEMHALELRKMLRDFS